In a single window of the Malaciobacter mytili LMG 24559 genome:
- a CDS encoding DNA cytosine methyltransferase: MSANIILEDKVNNKIEPFKKIIKPLRDLPGGNKGLWLNNLSLKKSMEAGDTVNISYDYDKKIVVVEKTELLGNHIISYRKSDIKKTPILDIKNKSITELFKNVEKVEIQLFKNKLIIKTATTEELRNQRKQIGFKTFELFCGGGTLTQMFKQAGFTPIGGLDIENKFLNMFEHNHKESKYTILSSLEDIVPSDYPKNVDIALIGIPCVPYTKANINLTKALINYENGIATEKEMKLVRQKEDAETMTFFVLEAIRAMNVNTVIIEEVVEYSKTEACQWLRVMLKKFGYHISETIATGSHSKRKRWALVANMNKKINLENLIPNSNKTIEDLLETPIDKREWKTIDEVPRVLAASKKDKVGIRTVSPSDIKSNTFTTHGTRSTEPILKHPTKELYSEFTNKEIANIHGLNNYELSNVKTLNRKILGQGVTDMFYHIALRLKNSIEKYGA; this comes from the coding sequence ATGTCAGCAAATATAATATTAGAAGATAAAGTAAATAATAAAATAGAACCATTTAAAAAAATTATTAAACCTTTGAGGGATTTACCAGGTGGAAATAAGGGTTTATGGTTAAATAATCTTAGTTTAAAAAAGAGTATGGAAGCAGGAGACACTGTAAATATTTCTTATGACTATGATAAAAAAATCGTAGTTGTTGAAAAAACTGAATTATTAGGTAATCATATAATATCTTATAGAAAAAGTGATATAAAAAAAACTCCAATATTAGATATTAAAAATAAAAGTATTACTGAACTTTTTAAAAATGTAGAAAAAGTAGAAATTCAGTTATTTAAAAATAAATTGATTATAAAAACTGCTACTACTGAAGAGTTAAGAAATCAAAGAAAACAAATAGGATTTAAGACATTCGAACTGTTTTGTGGAGGTGGTACATTAACTCAAATGTTTAAACAAGCAGGTTTTACTCCAATTGGTGGATTAGATATTGAGAATAAATTTTTAAATATGTTTGAACATAATCATAAAGAATCAAAATATACTATTTTAAGTTCATTGGAAGATATTGTTCCAAGTGATTATCCAAAAAATGTAGATATTGCTTTAATTGGTATACCTTGTGTACCTTATACTAAAGCAAATATAAATTTAACAAAAGCATTAATAAATTATGAAAATGGAATTGCAACTGAAAAAGAAATGAAACTTGTTAGGCAAAAAGAAGATGCTGAAACAATGACATTCTTTGTCCTTGAAGCAATTAGAGCAATGAATGTAAATACGGTAATCATTGAAGAAGTTGTTGAATATTCAAAAACAGAAGCTTGTCAATGGTTAAGAGTTATGCTTAAAAAATTTGGATATCACATTAGTGAAACTATTGCGACTGGTTCTCATTCAAAGAGAAAAAGATGGGCTCTTGTTGCAAATATGAATAAAAAAATTAACCTTGAAAATTTAATTCCAAATTCTAATAAAACAATTGAAGACTTGTTAGAAACTCCAATTGATAAAAGAGAATGGAAAACAATTGATGAGGTCCCTAGAGTATTAGCTGCTAGTAAAAAAGATAAAGTAGGTATTAGAACAGTATCTCCAAGTGATATAAAATCTAATACATTTACTACTCATGGAACAAGATCTACAGAACCAATTTTAAAACATCCTACTAAAGAGTTATATTCAGAATTTACAAATAAAGAAATTGCAAATATTCATGGTTTAAATAACTATGAACTTTCAAATGTAAAAACTTTAAATAGAAAAATCTTAGGGCAGGGTGTTACTGATATGTTCTATCATATTGCATTAAGACTAAAAAATAGTATAGAAAAGTATGGAGCATAA